One window of the Etheostoma spectabile isolate EspeVRDwgs_2016 chromosome 16, UIUC_Espe_1.0, whole genome shotgun sequence genome contains the following:
- the zgc:162472 gene encoding transcription factor TFIIIB component B'' homolog isoform X5 translates to MFRRSRFSIRPNVVTAGRTAAASQEAPSTNQEASETPKDVSESSTTTTTTTAVVTDNKSVVTPSEKPAPPGDGNDQNGEGTSSSAAVQRRKRFSIKPKVAPGRPTPLARTPKSPFKAVSETPIEIPASDLDKPTKSTQSGTIASPQRLLSPRRRRPSEESKQPKTQPKPIIPPSDSSEHSAVPNKDFLEQIHLPTDSGKELESNSGSQVEEVPSRLPNKVPPSLPDKEAIAISEKAKNLVSSKTGLSLSQPAFSLSRLLNDPSDLQRIAKAQKLRELLKQEMHKEKKIKRAKARVKEYTLDPAKMTMRDLIRYLPLSNPMTSSLEDATQENETVVPPSPVREDSPERAQEPVVLPKIASPREEADEEAAATAEAEEEEEQDDAIMVPQVKVAEDGTLIIDEESLTVEVQRAKGPNPAQDRDPIFERGSTTTYSSFRKGTYSKPWSSEETDMFFLAISMVGTDFSMICQLFPLRARSEIKNKFKKEERENAWRIDKAFRERRKLDIEYFSKLLEKILEVQKTRKKLKSLAVKKSPKKKENKKTKGKKASRKLSVVEEGDEEEQNEISDFGEEGEKENEDLCNEGGTTVAKPQKKRKRKNKQDASTKEPNDKKNKTSENEHDEAYIPGDTEAALPEDCPKLDTSEKIDNVSESKDNTIKPAKLSRGRAPKPLLPLGRKWGKQPPPPSTKTNDAASDKEDESEIDGASKEQVNEDPLPLKQATKRKSASDDIYSGEEDVTVQPPRPTRYGRVPKPTKPLNIPGIEATHSSETTPASPAGSTAPARPRPKCTAKRGSSSKLQSAQESKKPKLVTLRASQSEYSDEEDEKQREEEEVEEEHPACSSSNDSTAPAFVPASLRSPHPVISEVEETMEELDILANMPDVLGISQDVLCPDAFCERAQNEIGTAETCEHQLDLLIDVIDFLSIENTEVSEDKSYNEAAQTLLTIGNMAHLSQSAQNQLATQDDIQGTTPVSVNETSQHLEEEMACCSKPAAQEENSATLMSGTSVPGGPETVTTVELENCTTDTDAIPVIKSSDQRTGSHMDPTPQLNLSQESSKTNSPQIRTGCLTKVKPKPNLGQSLRTVQSKSQPETSVERTLEESHTVAPDLFQATEILSAAEEIPKIADCSKNVLNIEISNIEVKHIEKTFGSQKRSVGHVKSGAAKSDQSASETHNDDFSEVQLEPSLGQTTRESRSTSASTDEVMISHVGTTEISCNSQVTSNSAVTFKECSDNSAPVGVLPVSQKEESEVPSTSQTRKSRIQKVKPKLNLAQTSRTVRSKPQTTKDIVKDSTPTPNLKFTEKTRAEVEAEPSCVTSSEKTSLSPCPASTLTPSSDLGTTFTPTEELSTTEEKKTDVGVVGQVELGTTTLYLSDSENKNLSEVQFEPRREQATRDTMLTSESIDEALMSHVGTTESSCNNPLTSDSAVTESQIGQVLNIVSAPVQASIDYPASYVTPVEDLPVSLKEDRQVASTSQTKKSRFQKVKPNLNLAQTSRAVRSKLQKTKGIGEKDSSPTPKIIAKYEAEQTCITSREKPSQSPCTASDLKPLLDLGTTFIPTEELSTTDAKKSDAGVVGQLKSGATTSHQSTSENQNLSKAHFEPSTEQATRDSTQTMESKDEKRMSYFGTTESSCNNLLTSDLAVTESQVGQGSNIVSAPDQESNNHAAPCVTPVEELPVSQKEKSKVVSTCQTTRGLLQKVKPVVSQTSRTVRSKAQTTKDPFTLLQLPEICSSPTLSSESTDKTKADVEVQPTCSTTPPEKPSQLKNSVSLLVSVPSLESCSTHKSTEELCSTEAQKIDVGCRQDSKSEGLEQNVPQRRRRFPKVKHKPNLGSSSRATFTKPLLKDVSKPSEQCHMDTSLTFEQQPEDNNNAQTELELTKTDSPTSTHCSLHTEPLSSTMLVPAKSEKSLDSTNYKGTSSDSVVTATSWIAENPSVLTDSVLTQSSEKATVEGESTGDKTSNNDMVAGPASHWDCKQGMSIRATNTQPNDDPAAVTDVHTSGDGLTESKIEFKPPTSTQSSSDPKITTKQPRSENVSEAQSQDAVQHCSETTETNQTAAQRIDDNQSVPTDCHIRKAPQTCRGRLIKPKPNLGRSSRPPPQPQQIQKTKQAETDFGALVCHKLVSERQPDIQEPVERAIEQCSNQNPSPSDAGSLLGSTQVIEQLSQHDPPPNVAESSLGCLTQLLDNFTPDASTSSTGGTKSHPSLNTVFPDMLLQQKPLDADEPFFILSLTEIPVGSLGEAVDSVPESLPYLPVTDVSVGQQSVSGESLAAAGNGLLSNVAVFMEESGETGLIKAIDIGPDPAANIGSIMENPVDPHEKNDETEIPPAAQTEMDAHRRAKLQVKPNTTKRKQAMKTLTAKEAELIPIHPKPTGHSGLAGLTVQPKVFDDNVTEPQKGSDDHMDVEKETLTGGEDPEDSSSGAQTTRSSSRNRKAKGSLSLPSKTNNAAPASDSPPGKEAPKGRKVKTPRAAGKPSTPVTGVSTSYDVTPTFSPTQPTQEAHLTSSTTSPTQTEVDNDQTCELSPLCSDTTPSTSLYPAEVRKVSASQQSVESSSMEEEPTSVSQYFLSDIFTEVEEG, encoded by the exons ATGTTTCGCCGGTCAAGATTTAGTATTCGGCCTAATGTTGTTACGGCAGGGAGAACAGCAGCAGCGTCTCAGGAAGCCCCTTCAACAAATCAGGAGGCCAGTGAGACCCCCAAAGATGTCAGTGAGAGCAgcactactactacaactactactgcTGTTGTGACAGATAACAAGTCTGTTGTGACCCCATCAGAAAAACCTGCACCCCCAGG GGATGGTAATGACCAAAATGGAGAAGGTACCAGCTCCTCAGCAGCAGTCCAGAGAAGAAAGCGGTTTTCCATTAAGCCTAAAGTGGCCCCAGGTCGCCCCACCCCCCTTGCTCGAACTCCAAAATCCCCTTTCAAGGCAGTCTCTGAAACTCCTATTGAAATCCCTGCCTCAGACCTTGACAAACCAACTAAGTCCACCCAATCTGGGACTATAGCATCCCCTCAGAGACTCCTGTCCCCAAGGCGACGGAGGCCTTCAGAAGAGAGCAAGCAACCCAAAACGCAACCTAAACCCATCATCCCCCCTTCTGACAGTTCAGAACATTCAGCTGTTCCTAATAAGGACTTTCTAGAGCAAATCCATCTACCGACAGACAGTGGCAAAGAATTGGAAAGCAATTCAGGCAGTCAAGTTGAAGAAGTTCCTTCAAGACTACCAAATAAagtccccccctctctcccagaCAAAGAAGCTATTGCGATATCGGAGAAAGCCAAGAATCTAGTGTCATCTAAGACTGGCCTCTCACTGTCACAACCAGCGTTCTCCTTGAGTAGACTCCTGAATGACCCATCAGACTTACAAAGAATAGCAAAGGCCCAAAAACTCAGAGAGTTGCTTAAACAGGAGATGCACAAAGAAAAG AAAATCAAGAGGGCTAAGGCACGTGTAAAGGAATATACCCTAGATCCTGCCAAAATGACCATGAGGGACCTTATCCGTTATCTACCGCTGTCTAACCCCATGAC ATCTAGTTTAGAAGACGCAACTCAAGAGAATGAAACGGTGGTCCCACCTTCTCCAGTAAGAGAAGA TTCCCCAGAAAGAGCACAGGAACCTGTGGTCCTCCCTAAAATAGCAAGCCCGAGGGAGGAGGCAGACGAAGAGGCAGCTGCAACTGCagaagcagaggaagaagaagagcaggATGACGCCATAATGGTTCCTCAGGTCAAAGTAGCAGAAGATGGCACACTGATCATTGATGAAGAAAG CTTGACAGTGGAAGTCCAGCGAGCCAAAGGGCCAAACCCAGCACAGGATCGAGACCCCATCTTTGAACGTGGCTCCACTACAACTTACTCGAGCTTCAGGAAGGGGACCTATTCGAAGCCGTGGTCCAGTGAAG AGACAGACATGTTCTTCTTGGCAATTAGCATGGTGGGGACAGACTTTTCCATGATTTGTCAACTGTTTCCACTCAGAGCTCGATCAGAGATAAAG aacaaatttaaaaaagaagagcGAGAGAATGCCTGGAGAATTGATAAAGCTTTCA GAGAGAGGCGGAAACTGGACATAGAGTATTTTTCTAAGCTGCTAGAGAAGATTCTGGAAGTTCAAAAAACCCGGAAAAAACTAAAGTCACTCGCTGTGAAGAAGTCTCccaagaagaaagaaaataaaaagacaaaag GCAAAAAAGCTTCAAGGAAGCTGAGTGTTGTGGAGGAGGGAGATGAGGAAGAGCAGAATGAAATTTCTGACTttggggaggagggagagaaagagaatgagGACCTCTGTAATGAAGGAGGAACCACTGTTGCTAAACCTCAGAAGAAACgtaaaagaaagaataaacaGGATGCTTCAACTAAGGAACCAaatgacaagaaaaacaaaacgagTGAAAATGAACACG ATGAGGCCTACATACCTGGAGACACTGAGGCAGCACTTCCTGAGGACTGTCCAAAATTAGACAC GTCTGAAAAGATTGACAATGTGAGTGAGTCCAAGGACAACACCATCAAGCCAGCTAAACTCTCTCGAGGCAGGGCACCAAAACCACTACTACCTTTGGGCCGGAAGTGGGGTAAGCAGCCCCCACCACCCTCCACAAAGACCAATGATGCGGCATCAGACAAAGAGGATGAGAGTGAGATTGATGGGGCCTCTAAAGAGCAG GTAAATGAAGATCCATTACCCTTAAAGCAAGCCACTAAGAGGAAGTCAGCCAGTGATGACATTTACTCTGGTGAGGAGGATGTCACCGTTCAACCGCCGAGACCTACCAG GTACGGGAGAGTGCCTAAACCCACCAAGCCCTTGAATATCCCTGGGATAGAGGCTACACACTCGTCTGAAACCACTCCTGCCTCACCAGCTGGGTCCACTGCTCCTGCCAGGCCTAGACCCAAATGCACAGCTAAGAGGGGAAGCTCATCAAAGCTACAATCAGCCCAAGAGTCCAAAAAGCCTAAACTAGTCACCCTAAGGGCTTCTCAGTCAGAATACAGTGATGAAGAGGATGAAaagcagagagaagaggaagaggtggaggaggagcacCCTGCATGTAGCTCCAGTAATGACAGCACTGCCCCTGCATTTGTGCCTGCCAGCCTGCGCTCCCCACATCCTGTGATTTcggaagtggaagaaacaatGGAGGAG CTTGATATCTTGGCCAATATGCCTGATGTGTTGGGCATCTCCCAAGATGTACTGTGCCCTGATGCCTTTTGCGAGCGGGCACAGAATGAGATAGGCACAGCTGAAACCTGTGAACATCAGCTGGATCTGCTTATT GATGTTATCGACTTCCTTTCTATAGAAAACACTGAAG tATCTGAGGACAAGAGCTACAACGAGGCTGCTCAAACCCTGTTGACCATTGGCAACATGGCTCACCTCTCTCAGTCAGCACAGAATCAACTAGCCACTCAAGATGACATACAAG GGACAACACCAGTCAGTGTGAATGAAACCAGCCAACACCTGGAAGAAGAGATGGCCTGCTGCTCAAAGCCTGCTGCACAGGAGGAAAACAGTGCCACTCTTATGTCTGGAACTTCTGTTCCTGGAGGCCCAGAAACTGTTACCACTGTGGAGCTAGAAAACTGCACAACAGACACTGATGCCATCCCTGTTATTAAATCCAGTGATCAGAGGACAGGTTCTCATATGGACCCTACCCCTCAATTGAACTTAAGTCAAGAGAGCTCAAAGACAAATTCTCCACAGATCAGAACAGGATGCTTAACCAAGGTCAAACCAAAACCTAACCTAGGCCAATCCTTAAGGACTGTTCAGTCAAAATCCCAACCAGAGACTTCAGTAGAAAGGACACTTGAAGAGAGCCACACAGTAGCTCCTGACCTTTTTCAAGCCACTGAGATACTATCAGCTGCAGAGGAAATTCCTAAAATAGCAGACTGtagtaaaaatgtgttaaatattgAAATTTCTAATATTGAAGTCAAACATatagaaaaaacatttggcagTCAAAAGAGGTCTGTTGGTCATGTAAAATCTGGTGCAGCAAAATCAGATCAAAGTGCCTCAGAGACCCATAATGACGACTTTTCTGAAGTCCAGCTTGAACCCAGTTTGGGACAGACCACCAGAGAATCCAGGTCAACATCTGCATCTACAGATGAAGTAATGATTTCTCATGTTGGAACAACTGAGATTAGCTGTAATAGTCAGGTGACATCCAACTCAGCTGTCACATTCAAAGAGTGCAGTGACAATTCTGCACCGGTAGGAGTGTTACCTGTCAGTCAGAAAGAAGAGAGTGAAGTCCCATCTACTAGCCAGACAAGGAAGAGTCGAATCCAGAAAGTCAAACCCAAACTCAACCTAGCGCAGACATCAAGGACCGTACGCTCTAAACCTCAAACTACAAAAGACATCGTTAAAGACTCCACTCCAACTCCAAACCTCAAATTCACTGAAAAAACAAGAGCAGAGGTTGAAGCAGAGCCATCTTGCGTCACCTCTTCAGAAAAAACAAGTCTAAGTCCCTGTCCTGCTTCAACTTTAACACCGTCGTCGGATTTAGGGACTACTTTTACACCCACAGAGGAACTGTCTACAACTGAGGAGAAAAAGACAGATGTTGGAGTTGTTGGTCAGGTAGAATTGGGCACAACAACATTATATTTGAGTGACTCAGAAAACAAGAACCTCTCGGAAGTCCAGTTTGAACCCAGGAGGGAACAGGCCACCAGAGacacaatgctaac ATCTGAGTCCATAGATGAAGCACTGATGTCTCATGTTGGGACAACTGAAAGTAGTTGTAATAATCCGCTGACATCCGACTCCGCAGTCACAGAATCCCAGATTGGACAAGTGTTAAACATAGTCTCTGCACCAGTCCAAGCAAGCATTGACTATCCTGCTTCATATGTTACACCTGTAGAAGATTTACCTGTCAGTCTGAAAGAAGATAGACAAGTTGCATCTACTAGCCAGACCAAAAAGAGTCGATTCCAGAAAGTAAAACCCAATCTCAACCTAGCACAGACTTCAAGGGCCGTACGTTCTaaacttcaaaaaacaaaaggcattGGAGAGAAAGACTCCAGCCCAACTCCAAAAATAATAGCAAAGTATGAAGCAGAGCAGACTTGCATCACCTCTCGTGAAAAACCAAGTCAAAGTCCCTGTACTGCTTCAGATTTGAAACCATTGTTGGATTTAGGGACTACTTTTATACCCACAGAGGAACTGTCTACAACTGATGCAAAAAAGAGTGACGCTGGAGTTGTTGGTCAGTTAAAATCGGGTGCAACAACATCACATCAGAGTACCTCAGAAAACCAAAACCTTTCTAAAGCCCATTTTGAACCCAGTACGGAACAGGCCACTAGAGATTCAACGCAAACGATGGAGTCCAAAGATGAAAAACGTATGTCTTATTTTGGGACAACTGAGAGTAGCTGCAATAATCTGCTGACATCTGACTTGGCAGTCACAGAATCACAAGTTGGACAAGGGTCAAATATAGTCTCTGCCCCTGACCAAGAGAGCAACAACCATGCTGCTCCATGTGTTACACCTGTAGAAGAGTTACCTGTCAGTCAGAAAGAAAAGAGTAAAGTCGTATCTACTTGCCAGACTACAAGAGGCCTATTACAAAAAGTCAAACCAGTCGTATCACAGACATCAAGAACTGTGCGGTCAAAGGCTCAAACCACAAAAGACCCTTTCACTCTCTTGCAACTTCCGGAGATATGCTCGAGCCCTACTTTATCATCTGAATCAACTGACAAGACAAAAGCAGACGTAGAAGTGCAACCAACTTGCAGTACCACCCCTCCTGAAAAGCCAAGCCAGCTTAAAAATAGTGTTTCTCTCTTAGTGTCAGTACCATCATTGGAATCATGTTCTACTCATAAAAGCACAGAGGAATTATGTTCAACTGAGGCGCAAAAGATAGATGTTGGATGCAGACAAGACTCAAAGTCAGAGGGCTTAGAACAAAATGTTCCTCAAAGAAGGCGACGCTTTCCAAAGGTCAAACACAAACCCAATTTAGGATCCTCCTCTCGAGCTACGTTCACAAAACCGCTGTTAAAAGATGTCAGTAAACCCTCAGAACAGTGCCATATGGACACGTCTTTAACCTTTGAACAACAGCCCGAGGACAATAACAATGCACAAACAGAACTGGAactcacaaagacagacagccCGACATCAACACATTGTTCATTACATACAGAACCTCTCAGCTCAACAATGTTGGTACCTGCCAAGTCAGAGAAGTCACTAGACAGCACAAATTATAAGGGTACGTCCTCTGATAGCGTTGTCACAGCAACATCTTGGATTGCTGAGAATCCGTCTGTGTTGACAGACTCAGTTCTGACTCAAAGTAGTGAAAAAGCCACAGTTGAAGGGGAATCCACAGGGGACAAAACGTCAAATAATGACATGGTGGCCGGACCTGCTTCACATTGGGACTGCAAACAGGGCATGTCCATTAGAGCTACAAATACCCAACCAAACGATGATCCAGCTGCCGTTACAGATGTCCATACTTCAGGAGATGGTTTAACCGAGtcaaaaattgaatttaaaccCCCGACTAGCACACAGTCCTCATCAGATCCAAAAATAACCACTAAGCAGCCACGTTCAGAGAATGTCTCTGAGGCTCAAAGTCAAGATGCAGTCCAACATTGTTCTGAAACCACTGAAACTAATCAAACAGCTGCCCAACG GATTGATGATAATCAGTCAGTGCCAACTGACTGTCACATAAGAAAAGCTCCCCAGACTTGTAGAGGCCGACTTATTAAACCAAAACCGAACCTGGGACGCAGCAGCCGACCCCCCCCACAACCTCAACAAatccagaaaacaaaacaagcagaaacag ATTTTGGTGCTTTGGTTTGCCACAAACTTGTGTCTGAACGTCAACCTGACATCCAGGAACCAGTAGAGAGAGCTATTGAACAGTGTAGTAACCAAAATCCCTCTCCAAGTGATGCTGGGTCTTTGCTGGGCTCGACACAAGTTATTGAACAACTGAGTCAGCATGACCCCCCTCCAAATGTTGCTGAATCCTCTCTGGGTTGTTTGACACAACTACTAGACAATTTTACTCCG GATGCATCAACATCAAGTACAGGAGGGACTAAAAGTCATCCAAGTCTCAACACAGTATTTCCAGACA TGCTGTTGCAGCAGAAGCCTTTAGATGCAGATGAACCATTCTTCATCCTCTCTCTGACTGAGATCCCAGTCGGCTCATTAGGGGAGGCTGTGGACAGTGTGCCTGAGTCCCTCCCTTATCTTCCTGTAACAGATGTATCAGTAGGGCAACAGAG TGTTTCTGGAGAGAGTTTGGCAGCAGCTGGCAACGGGCTCCTGTCTAATGTAGCTGTGTTCATGGAGGAGAGTGGTGAAACAGGCCTCATCAAAGCAATAGATATTGGGCCTGACCCAGCTGCAAATATA GGTTCGATCATGGAGAATCCAGTGGATCCACATG AGAAAAATGATGAGACTGAAATTCCCCCTGCAGCGCAGACAGAAATGGACGCTCATAGAAGAG CCAAACTGCAGGTTAAGCCCAACACTACCAAGAGGAAACAAGCCATGAAGACCCTCACTGCCAAGGAAGCAGAGTTGATCCCCATTCACCCAAAACCCACTGGGCACTCGGGGCTTGCTGGGCTTACTGTGCAGCCAAAAGTCTTTGATGACAATGTCACTGAACCACAGAAAGGAAGTGATGATCATATGGATGTTGAAAAGGAGACTCTGACGGGTGGTGAGGACCCTGAGGACAGCAGCTCAGGAGCACAAACTACACGGAGTAGTAGTCGGAATAG AAAAGCCAAAGGCTCTCTTTCCCTACCTTCTAAGACGAACAACGCTGCCCCTGCAAGCGATTCTCCACCTGGCAAAGAGGCTCCCAAGGGCCGTAAGGTCAAAACTCCACGCGCAGCAGGAAAACCATCTACCCCAGTAACTGGTGTCTCAACATCGTATGATGTCACTCCCACATTCAGTCCGACACAGCCGACCCAGGAAGCCCACTTAACTTCTTCTACCACGTCACCAACACAAACAGAGGTGGACAATGACCAGACTTGTGAGCTCAGCCCACTGTGCTCAGACACAACTCCTAGCACTTCTCTGTATCCTGCTGAGGTAAGGAAG GTCTCAGCTTCTCAGCAAAGTGTGGAGAGCAGTTCTATGGAGGAGGAGCCCACCAGTGTGTCTCAGTACTTCTTAAGTGACATTTTTACAGAAGTAGAAGAGGGTTGA